One genomic window of Sphingomonas ginsengisoli An et al. 2013 includes the following:
- a CDS encoding NAD+ synthase, with amino-acid sequence MTDRLTIALAQMNQTVGDLAGNAAAILAMREAAAGADLLLVPELQLTGYPPEDLVLKPSFLRRTAEEAAKLVAATAAPGPAVAFGSIVVREGRAHNAMIVADEGRELFVTLKRELPNYGTFDEKRVFTPGPLPEVFTFKGVRIGIPICEDIWLEDVCQHLAAAGAELFLVPNGSPYELDKDAIRRTLVEERVRTSGRPMAYLNRVGGQDELAFDGSSFVVNADGRLVVQLPDWKEQLVLTEWAREESGWTCYTRLHNPLDHFPQDIYHAMTVGLRDYVNRNGFPGVLLGLSGGIDSALSAAVAVDALGADRVWCVMMPSAYTHSTSVEDAQECARLLGCRHDVIPILPAIEAVAGMMKQSYGDRPPGLAEENTQARLRMVVLMGLSNKFGHMLLTTGNKSEMSVGYSTLYGDLAGGYSVLKDAYKSTVFALSRWRNGHRPEDALGPSGPVMPQRVIDKPPSAELRPDQKDEDSLPPYSLLDPILEGLVDQEKSVAEVVEATGADRAIVAEMEKLVLRAEYKRRQAPPGVKIGSRNFGRDRRYPITNAFRTGS; translated from the coding sequence ATGACCGATCGGCTGACCATCGCGCTCGCCCAGATGAATCAGACGGTGGGCGACCTCGCCGGCAACGCCGCCGCGATCCTGGCGATGCGCGAGGCGGCGGCTGGAGCCGACCTGCTGCTGGTGCCCGAGCTGCAGCTGACCGGCTATCCGCCCGAGGATCTGGTGCTCAAGCCAAGCTTCCTCCGCCGCACCGCTGAGGAAGCGGCGAAGCTGGTGGCGGCGACCGCCGCGCCCGGCCCGGCGGTCGCCTTCGGCTCGATCGTGGTGCGCGAGGGGCGCGCTCATAATGCCATGATCGTCGCCGACGAGGGGCGCGAGCTGTTCGTCACCTTGAAACGCGAGCTGCCCAACTACGGCACCTTCGACGAGAAGCGCGTCTTTACCCCCGGCCCGCTGCCCGAAGTGTTCACTTTCAAGGGCGTGCGGATCGGCATCCCGATCTGCGAGGACATCTGGCTCGAGGACGTCTGCCAGCATCTGGCCGCGGCGGGCGCCGAGCTATTCCTCGTCCCCAACGGCAGCCCTTACGAGCTCGACAAGGACGCCATCCGCCGGACACTGGTCGAGGAGCGCGTGCGCACCTCCGGACGGCCGATGGCCTATCTCAACCGGGTCGGCGGGCAGGACGAGCTGGCGTTCGACGGCTCGTCCTTCGTGGTCAACGCCGACGGCCGACTGGTGGTCCAGCTGCCCGATTGGAAGGAGCAGCTGGTCCTCACCGAATGGGCGCGCGAGGAGTCCGGCTGGACCTGCTACACCCGACTGCACAACCCGCTCGATCACTTCCCGCAGGACATCTACCACGCGATGACCGTGGGGTTGCGCGACTATGTGAATCGCAACGGCTTCCCCGGCGTGCTGCTCGGCCTGTCGGGCGGAATCGATAGCGCGCTGTCGGCGGCGGTGGCGGTCGACGCGCTCGGCGCCGACCGGGTGTGGTGCGTGATGATGCCGTCGGCCTACACCCATTCGACCAGCGTCGAGGATGCGCAGGAGTGCGCGCGGCTGCTCGGTTGCCGCCATGACGTCATCCCGATCCTGCCCGCGATCGAGGCGGTCGCGGGGATGATGAAGCAGAGCTACGGCGACCGCCCGCCCGGCCTCGCTGAGGAGAATACCCAGGCGCGGCTGCGAATGGTGGTGCTGATGGGCCTGAGCAACAAGTTCGGTCACATGCTGCTGACCACCGGTAACAAGAGCGAGATGAGCGTCGGTTATTCGACCCTCTACGGCGATCTGGCGGGCGGCTATTCGGTGCTCAAGGACGCTTACAAGTCGACCGTCTTCGCGCTGTCGCGCTGGCGCAACGGCCATCGGCCCGAGGACGCGCTGGGGCCGAGCGGGCCGGTGATGCCGCAGCGGGTGATCGACAAGCCGCCCTCGGCCGAACTGCGCCCCGACCAGAAGGACGAGGACAGCCTGCCGCCCTACAGCCTGCTCGACCCGATCCTCGAAGGGCTGGTCGACCAGGAGAAGAGCGTCGCCGAGGTCGTCGAAGCGACCGGAGCCGACCGCGCGATCGTGGCGGAAATGGAGAAGCTCGTCCTTCGTGCGGAGTACAAGCGCCGCCAGGCCCCGCCGGGGGTCAAGATCGGCAGTCGCAACTTCGGCCGCGACCGCCGCTACCCGATCACCAACGCCTTTCGCACCGGTTCGTAG
- a CDS encoding SDR family oxidoreductase, protein MPRVLITGANRGLGLEFVRQFARDRWEVVATTREPAAEVTALGAEVRQLDLADLDAVAAFSLDGPLDLLIANAGTYGPTEARDADGARQWLDALAVNTVAPYLLTQRLLPNVAQARGKLIAVSTRMGSIEDNTSGGYLAYRSSKTALNMAWRTLALANRELTCAVLHPGWVKTRMGGPNAPVQPEESIAGMRRVIDGLTTADSGEFFDFQGNRVPW, encoded by the coding sequence ATGCCCAGAGTGCTCATCACCGGTGCCAATCGCGGTCTCGGGCTCGAATTCGTGCGCCAGTTCGCCCGCGACCGGTGGGAGGTGGTGGCGACCACGCGCGAGCCGGCGGCCGAGGTCACCGCGCTCGGCGCCGAGGTGCGCCAGCTCGACCTCGCCGACCTCGACGCGGTCGCGGCTTTTTCGCTCGACGGGCCGCTCGACCTGCTGATCGCCAATGCCGGCACCTATGGCCCGACCGAGGCGCGCGACGCCGACGGCGCCCGCCAGTGGCTTGACGCGCTCGCGGTCAATACGGTCGCGCCCTACCTGCTCACCCAGCGGCTGCTGCCCAACGTCGCCCAGGCGCGCGGCAAGCTGATCGCGGTGAGCACCCGGATGGGGTCGATCGAGGACAACACCAGCGGCGGCTACCTCGCCTACCGGTCGAGCAAGACCGCGCTCAACATGGCGTGGCGGACGCTCGCGCTCGCCAATCGCGAGCTGACCTGCGCGGTGCTCCACCCCGGCTGGGTCAAGACGCGGATGGGCGGGCCCAATGCGCCGGTCCAGCCGGAGGAGAGCATCGCCGGAATGCGCCGCGTGATCGACGGCCTCACCACCGCCGATTCGGGCGAGTTCTTCGACTTCCAGGGGAATCGCGTCCCCTGGTAG
- a CDS encoding TcfC E-set like domain-containing protein translates to MTSATYQAGARAPLLAGCALFALAATPAWSATTAATTAATTTRATASDASSNVFDAKVSAPGDFAALDGPHDALMDVNLGERRLGEASVTIDHGTVRFKDPAAVVALIPDLIDPAAITAALAGPLDSHAGLVCGQLNDLDCGVLRPPVAGVILDEDQLRVTVFVNPQLRKAVAEGATGFLPRPDSGLSLASNFGLSLSGTGSHTPLYQAQTRNVLALGSARIRSNVALASGFGVLVDDLVAEVDRPDQRFSAGLFWAPGNDFTGERRILGAGFETQLDTRADRERLEGTPLFLFLQQPARVELLVDGRLVDARYYEAGNNLIDTARLPSGSYNLVLRIQEGSGPIREEQRFFVRSAEMAPLGRPLFHAMAGLLANTRPGRPVSLERQLYYSGGANVRLSRWLGVEGGVTGTSDKAIGQAGAYVATRLVRVRAIGFMSSAHDHGGLLQLASGDLGRVQFTLDLRRVASRSGDTLLPLQDGGFGFAGRPVDSVDPRGGSYTQLTGNLGLQFGPVTMQVTGFYRGQAGTRDYSIGPSATWRLGQIGGLQLTMLSDLQLTRAGMAGFVGARMIMSRGAFTTVSSGGGAYGRGADGNQRARAVTNVSSQWQTQPFDDAQLALTGGLNRDQAESSLQGSASLQSRFGTARADVIKRLGGDFGYSLSIQSGGAARGDGVVVGGRDLTESALIATVRGRGGAFELLVDGVPRGRIINGRSLPIFLSPYRSYKIQLKPLSGGAIDFDPAPRTVTLYPGNVAHAVWTARKLTTLFGKLVDRAGQPLAGARLAEGTEEMVTADSGWFQFDRGAAKTLNFVRPDGSPCAVALPALPADKDYLSLGTVTCS, encoded by the coding sequence ATGACGTCGGCGACCTACCAGGCCGGCGCGCGCGCGCCGCTGCTCGCCGGTTGCGCGCTATTTGCGCTCGCGGCGACTCCGGCGTGGAGCGCGACCACCGCGGCGACGACTGCCGCAACCACGACACGCGCCACCGCCAGCGATGCCAGCAGCAATGTGTTCGACGCCAAGGTCAGCGCGCCCGGCGACTTCGCCGCGCTCGACGGCCCGCACGACGCGCTGATGGACGTGAACCTCGGCGAGCGGCGGCTGGGCGAGGCCTCGGTCACGATCGACCACGGCACCGTCCGCTTCAAGGACCCCGCGGCGGTCGTCGCGCTGATCCCCGACCTCATTGATCCGGCGGCGATCACCGCCGCGCTCGCCGGCCCGCTCGACAGCCATGCCGGACTGGTCTGCGGCCAGCTCAACGACCTCGATTGCGGGGTCCTCCGGCCGCCGGTCGCGGGCGTGATCCTCGACGAGGACCAGCTGCGCGTGACCGTGTTCGTCAATCCCCAGCTGCGAAAGGCGGTCGCCGAGGGCGCCACCGGCTTCCTGCCCCGGCCCGACAGTGGGCTGTCGCTGGCCAGCAACTTCGGCCTCAGCCTGTCGGGCACCGGCAGTCACACCCCGCTCTACCAGGCGCAGACCCGCAACGTCCTCGCGCTCGGCAGCGCGCGCATCCGCAGCAACGTGGCGCTGGCGTCGGGCTTCGGAGTGCTGGTCGACGACCTCGTCGCCGAGGTCGATCGTCCCGATCAGCGCTTCTCGGCGGGGCTGTTCTGGGCGCCGGGCAACGATTTCACCGGCGAGCGCCGGATCCTCGGCGCCGGCTTCGAAACCCAGCTCGACACCCGCGCAGACCGCGAGCGGCTCGAGGGGACGCCTCTGTTCCTGTTCCTTCAGCAGCCGGCGCGGGTCGAATTGCTGGTCGACGGGCGGCTGGTCGACGCGCGCTACTACGAGGCGGGCAACAACCTCATCGATACCGCGCGGCTGCCGAGCGGGTCGTATAATCTGGTGCTCCGCATCCAGGAGGGCAGCGGGCCGATCCGCGAGGAGCAGCGCTTCTTCGTTCGCAGCGCCGAGATGGCGCCGCTCGGTCGGCCCCTGTTCCACGCGATGGCGGGGCTGCTCGCCAACACCCGCCCCGGACGGCCGGTGAGCCTCGAGCGCCAGCTTTACTATAGCGGGGGCGCCAACGTCCGGCTGTCGCGCTGGCTCGGCGTCGAGGGGGGCGTCACCGGCACCTCGGACAAGGCGATCGGGCAGGCCGGCGCTTATGTCGCGACTCGGCTGGTGCGGGTCCGCGCGATCGGCTTCATGAGCAGTGCCCACGATCATGGCGGGCTGCTCCAGCTCGCCTCGGGCGACCTCGGCCGGGTTCAGTTCACGCTCGACCTCAGGCGGGTCGCCAGCCGCTCGGGCGACACCCTGCTGCCGCTCCAGGACGGCGGCTTCGGCTTTGCCGGGCGCCCGGTCGACAGCGTCGATCCGCGCGGCGGGAGCTATACGCAGCTGACCGGCAACCTCGGCCTGCAGTTCGGGCCGGTGACGATGCAGGTGACCGGCTTCTATCGCGGCCAGGCCGGCACGCGCGACTATAGCATTGGGCCGAGTGCGACCTGGCGGCTCGGACAGATCGGCGGGCTGCAGCTGACCATGTTGTCCGACCTCCAGCTTACCCGCGCCGGGATGGCCGGCTTCGTCGGCGCGCGGATGATCATGTCGCGCGGCGCCTTCACCACGGTCAGCAGCGGCGGCGGCGCTTATGGCCGCGGCGCCGACGGCAATCAGCGCGCCCGCGCGGTCACCAACGTGTCGAGCCAGTGGCAGACCCAGCCGTTCGACGACGCCCAGTTGGCGCTGACCGGCGGGCTCAACCGCGACCAGGCCGAGAGCAGCCTCCAGGGCAGCGCCAGCCTGCAGAGCCGTTTCGGCACCGCCCGCGCCGACGTCATCAAACGTTTGGGCGGCGACTTCGGCTATTCGCTCAGCATCCAGTCGGGCGGCGCGGCGCGCGGCGACGGGGTGGTGGTCGGCGGCCGCGACCTCACCGAAAGCGCGCTGATCGCCACCGTCCGCGGGCGCGGTGGCGCGTTCGAATTGCTGGTCGACGGGGTGCCGCGCGGGCGCATCATCAACGGCCGCAGCCTGCCGATCTTCCTCTCGCCCTACCGCAGCTACAAGATCCAGCTGAAGCCGTTGAGCGGGGGCGCGATCGACTTCGACCCGGCACCGCGCACGGTCACCCTTTATCCCGGCAACGTCGCCCACGCGGTGTGGACCGCGCGCAAGCTGACCACTTTGTTCGGCAAGCTGGTCGACCGCGCCGGCCAGCCGCTCGCCGGTGCGCGCCTCGCCGAAGGCACCGAGGAGATGGTCACCGCCGACAGCGGCTGGTTCCAATTCGATCGCGGCGCGGCCAAGACCTTGAACTTCGTCCGTCCGGACGGCAGCCCGTGCGCGGTGGCGCTGCCGGCGCTGCCCGCGGACAAGGATTATCTCAGCCTGGGAACGGTGACCTGCTCATGA
- a CDS encoding tetratricopeptide repeat protein, with amino-acid sequence MATLGLSADERDAIAKFQKDVLEPSMSGLVILDFWAEWCGPCKQLGPTLEKVAADYAGKGVSLVKIDVDQDKVIAAQFRIQSIPTVYAFFGGQPVADLTPYRSEGQIKKALDQLIAQLNVPGEEQAREAEIEPLIAMGEEVLDGGDAARAENIFRQIHEMAPEHPQVIGGLARALIAAGRADEAQELLDGAPADAASDPALARARAALALTAAAPAEPTEELEQRLAANPDDHQARFELAGARMANGDRDGAADALLEIVGRDPAWNDGAARARFLQLLEAAGLEDPWARTQRRRLSALLFT; translated from the coding sequence GTGGCCACCCTGGGATTGAGCGCCGACGAGCGCGACGCCATCGCCAAGTTCCAGAAGGACGTGCTCGAGCCGTCGATGAGCGGTCTCGTCATCCTCGATTTCTGGGCGGAATGGTGTGGCCCGTGCAAGCAGCTCGGCCCGACGCTCGAGAAGGTCGCCGCCGACTATGCCGGCAAGGGCGTCAGCCTGGTCAAGATCGACGTCGACCAGGACAAGGTCATTGCCGCGCAATTCCGCATCCAGTCGATTCCGACGGTCTATGCCTTCTTCGGCGGGCAGCCGGTCGCCGACCTCACCCCCTATCGCAGCGAAGGGCAGATCAAGAAGGCGCTCGACCAGCTGATCGCCCAGCTTAACGTCCCCGGCGAGGAGCAGGCCCGCGAGGCCGAGATCGAGCCGCTGATCGCGATGGGCGAGGAAGTGCTCGACGGCGGCGACGCGGCGCGGGCCGAGAATATCTTCCGCCAAATCCACGAAATGGCGCCCGAGCATCCGCAGGTGATCGGCGGGCTGGCGCGCGCGCTGATCGCCGCCGGTCGCGCCGACGAGGCGCAGGAGCTGCTCGACGGCGCGCCGGCCGACGCCGCCAGCGACCCCGCGCTCGCCCGCGCCCGCGCCGCGCTGGCGCTGACCGCCGCCGCCCCAGCCGAGCCGACCGAGGAACTCGAGCAGCGGCTCGCCGCCAACCCCGACGACCACCAGGCCCGCTTCGAGCTGGCCGGGGCACGGATGGCCAACGGCGACCGCGACGGCGCCGCCGACGCGCTGCTCGAGATCGTCGGGCGCGACCCCGCCTGGAACGACGGCGCCGCCCGCGCCCGCTTCCTCCAGTTGCTCGAAGCCGCGGGGCTCGAGGACCCGTGGGCGCGAACCCAGCGGCGGCGGCTGTCGGCCTTGCTGTTCACATGA
- a CDS encoding LON peptidase substrate-binding domain-containing protein, which translates to MSAAPLRLPLFPLGGAILFPRSQIPLHIFEPRYRTMIEDASAGAARIGMIQPLGSGDDPQHPPLYRVGCIGEIVGLEELEDGRFNVVLQGSTRFRLIAEADVGTPYRQADVDSAAFDDSDPDPLGLAQRAEVEREARRLGDAMGLTVDWSAVERLDDEMLVNAIAQVAPFDVGAKQALLEAALLPERADLLVQLMQFLRLAVGGGEQSPRLQ; encoded by the coding sequence ATGAGCGCCGCGCCGCTCCGGCTCCCGCTCTTTCCGCTCGGCGGGGCGATCCTCTTTCCGCGCAGCCAGATCCCGCTGCACATCTTCGAGCCGCGCTATCGCACGATGATCGAGGATGCGAGCGCGGGGGCGGCGCGGATCGGGATGATCCAGCCCTTGGGCTCGGGCGACGATCCGCAGCATCCGCCGCTCTACCGGGTCGGCTGCATCGGCGAAATCGTCGGGCTGGAGGAACTGGAGGACGGGCGCTTCAACGTAGTGCTGCAGGGCTCGACCCGCTTCCGGCTGATCGCCGAGGCCGACGTCGGCACTCCCTATCGCCAGGCCGACGTCGACAGCGCGGCGTTCGACGACAGCGACCCCGACCCGCTCGGCCTTGCTCAGCGCGCCGAGGTCGAGCGCGAGGCGCGTCGGCTCGGCGATGCGATGGGGCTGACGGTCGACTGGAGCGCGGTCGAGCGCCTCGACGACGAGATGCTGGTCAACGCGATCGCCCAGGTCGCGCCGTTCGACGTCGGCGCCAAGCAGGCTTTGCTCGAGGCCGCGCTGCTGCCCGAGCGCGCCGACCTTTTGGTCCAGCTGATGCAATTCCTCCGCCTGGCGGTCGGCGGCGGCGAGCAGAGCCCGCGGCTGCAATAG
- the rplT gene encoding 50S ribosomal protein L20, with protein sequence MARVKRGVTTRAKHKRLLDQAKGYYGRRKNTIRIARQAVEKAGQYAYRDRKVKKRSFRALWIQRINAAVRAEGLTYGQFMHALKLSNIDLDRKVLADMAMHEGAAFSALIAQARTALPEQASA encoded by the coding sequence ATGGCACGCGTCAAACGGGGTGTTACCACCCGCGCCAAGCACAAGCGTTTGTTGGATCAGGCGAAGGGCTATTACGGCCGTCGCAAGAACACCATCCGCATCGCCCGCCAGGCGGTCGAGAAGGCCGGGCAGTACGCCTATCGCGATCGCAAGGTGAAGAAGCGCAGCTTCCGCGCCCTTTGGATCCAGCGCATCAACGCCGCGGTCCGCGCCGAAGGGCTGACCTATGGTCAGTTCATGCACGCGCTCAAGCTCTCCAACATCGACCTCGACCGGAAGGTCCTGGCCGACATGGCGATGCACGAGGGTGCGGCGTTCTCGGCGCTGATCGCCCAGGCGCGCACCGCTCTGCCGGAGCAGGCCTCGGCCTGA
- a CDS encoding fimbrial biogenesis chaperone translates to MIRRLCVSAALAGAALFAVPQAASADIVLSQLVLDLAPGKPARGDIEIWNNDKERAYVVVEPYEVLNPGAATMQRHADPDPEKLGLLVTPARMILEPGQRKLLRIAAIGALPARERVYRVTVKPTVGTVQSNVTGLKLLIGYDVLVLLRPAAPAVTKLSGRRSGDKLTIRNDGTASVELAAGKACVAKNVCKELPGKRLYAGAEWTVDAPAGTSVDYAVLTATATGHQTF, encoded by the coding sequence ATGATTCGACGCCTTTGTGTCTCTGCCGCGCTCGCCGGCGCGGCGCTGTTCGCGGTGCCGCAGGCCGCGTCGGCCGACATCGTGCTGAGCCAGCTCGTGCTCGACCTCGCGCCGGGCAAGCCGGCGCGCGGCGACATCGAGATTTGGAACAACGACAAGGAGCGCGCCTACGTCGTGGTCGAGCCCTATGAGGTGCTGAACCCGGGCGCGGCGACCATGCAACGCCACGCCGATCCCGACCCCGAGAAGCTTGGCCTGCTGGTCACGCCGGCGCGGATGATCCTCGAGCCGGGCCAGCGCAAGCTGCTGCGCATCGCGGCGATCGGCGCGCTGCCGGCGCGCGAGCGGGTCTATCGGGTGACGGTCAAGCCGACCGTCGGCACGGTGCAGTCCAATGTCACCGGGTTGAAGTTGCTGATCGGCTACGACGTGCTGGTGCTGCTGCGTCCGGCAGCGCCCGCAGTGACGAAGTTGAGCGGCCGGCGCAGCGGTGACAAGCTCACCATTCGCAACGACGGCACCGCCAGCGTCGAGCTGGCGGCCGGCAAGGCCTGCGTGGCCAAGAATGTCTGCAAGGAACTGCCGGGCAAGCGGCTCTATGCCGGCGCCGAGTGGACGGTCGACGCGCCCGCCGGCACCAGCGTCGACTATGCGGTGCTGACCGCCACCGCCACCGGCCACCAGACCTTCTGA
- the gltX gene encoding glutamate--tRNA ligase, with translation MTFVTRFAPSPTGRLHAGNIRTALHNFLFARKHGGRFLLRIDDTDAERSTAEHEQAIRDDLGWLGLSFDDSVRQSERFALYGREFERLREGGRVYACYETPEELDLRRKILLGRGLPPVYERPDGENAAVEGRAPHWRFRLDHDAPIGWTDLIRGEQKFDPKLLSDPVIRRADGSWLYLLPSVIDDIDLGVTHIVRGEDHVSNSAVQLQMFAALGAPAPQLAHEALLVAAEGKLSKRLGASGVPALQEAGLEPMALLSLLARLGTSQPVEPVADLGQLAETFDFAHFGRAPAHFDLHEVELLNARLLHQLPYAAVAERLPAEVSEEDWLLLRSALHRLDEIGEWLPVLGGDIAAPDLTPDDRAYLGEALALLPSLGWDDDPWHQLTAALKERTGRKGKALFLPLRRALTGRDSGPEMAPLFKRLGPDLANARLTAASI, from the coding sequence ATGACCTTCGTCACCCGTTTCGCGCCGTCCCCCACCGGTCGGCTCCACGCCGGCAACATTCGTACTGCGCTCCACAATTTCCTTTTCGCGCGCAAGCATGGCGGCCGGTTCCTGCTGCGGATCGACGATACCGATGCCGAGCGCTCGACCGCCGAGCATGAGCAGGCGATCCGCGACGACCTCGGTTGGCTCGGGCTCAGCTTCGACGACAGTGTCCGCCAGTCCGAGCGGTTTGCGCTGTACGGGCGCGAGTTCGAGCGGCTGCGCGAAGGTGGCCGCGTCTATGCCTGCTACGAAACTCCCGAGGAACTCGACCTTCGCCGCAAGATCCTGCTCGGGCGCGGGTTGCCGCCGGTCTACGAGCGACCCGATGGCGAGAATGCAGCGGTCGAGGGGCGGGCCCCGCACTGGCGCTTCCGGCTCGACCATGACGCGCCGATCGGCTGGACCGACCTCATCCGCGGCGAGCAGAAGTTCGATCCCAAGCTGCTCAGCGATCCAGTCATCCGCCGCGCCGACGGGAGCTGGCTTTACCTGCTGCCGAGCGTGATCGACGATATCGACCTTGGCGTCACCCACATCGTCCGCGGCGAGGACCATGTCTCGAACAGCGCAGTGCAGCTGCAGATGTTCGCCGCGCTCGGCGCGCCGGCGCCGCAACTGGCGCACGAGGCGCTGCTGGTCGCGGCCGAGGGCAAGCTGAGCAAGCGGCTCGGCGCGAGCGGGGTGCCCGCACTGCAGGAGGCGGGGCTCGAGCCGATGGCGCTGCTGTCGCTGCTCGCGCGGCTCGGTACCTCGCAGCCGGTCGAGCCGGTTGCCGACTTGGGCCAGCTCGCCGAGACGTTCGACTTCGCCCACTTCGGCCGCGCGCCGGCGCATTTCGATTTGCATGAGGTCGAGCTGCTCAACGCCCGCTTGCTCCACCAGCTGCCGTACGCGGCGGTTGCCGAGCGACTCCCTGCTGAGGTGAGCGAAGAGGATTGGCTTTTACTCCGCTCGGCGCTGCACCGGCTGGATGAGATCGGCGAGTGGCTGCCGGTGCTGGGTGGGGACATCGCCGCGCCCGACCTCACGCCCGACGATCGCGCCTACCTCGGCGAGGCGTTGGCGCTGCTGCCATCACTCGGCTGGGACGACGACCCGTGGCACCAGCTCACCGCCGCACTCAAGGAGCGCACGGGGCGCAAGGGCAAGGCGCTGTTCCTGCCGCTGCGCCGCGCGCTGACCGGGCGCGACTCGGGGCCCGAGATGGCGCCGCTGTTCAAGCGGCTCGGTCCCGACCTCGCCAATGCCCGGCTGACCGCCGCCAGCATCTAA
- a CDS encoding ribose-phosphate pyrophosphokinase — MKILAGNSNLPLAKAISDYLELPLTQASVRRFADEEIFVEIHENVRGEDVFLIQPTSYPANDNLMELLICIDALRRASAKRITAVVPYFGYARQDRKPGPRTPISAKLVANLITKAGADRVLSVDLHAGQIQGFFDIPTDNLFGAPVMSADIQARFADQPITVVSPDVGGVVRARSLAKRLDNAPLAIVDKRRERAGESEVMNIIGDVSGRFCVLIDDIVDSAGTLCNAAAALKQQGATEVVAYVTHGVLSGGAAARVAQSELTELVVTDSIYAGDSAAHDKIRRLTIAPLLAEAMRRIADESSVSSLFD, encoded by the coding sequence ATGAAGATTCTCGCCGGCAATTCGAACCTGCCGCTCGCCAAGGCGATCAGCGACTATCTCGAGCTTCCGCTCACACAGGCCAGCGTCCGCCGCTTCGCCGACGAGGAGATTTTCGTCGAGATCCACGAGAATGTCCGCGGCGAGGACGTCTTCCTGATCCAGCCGACCAGCTACCCCGCCAACGACAATTTGATGGAATTGCTGATCTGCATCGACGCGCTGCGCCGCGCGTCGGCCAAGCGGATCACCGCGGTGGTGCCTTACTTCGGCTACGCCCGCCAGGACCGGAAGCCCGGGCCGCGCACCCCCATCTCAGCCAAGCTGGTCGCCAATCTCATCACCAAGGCCGGCGCCGACCGGGTGCTGAGCGTCGACCTCCATGCCGGGCAGATCCAGGGCTTCTTCGACATCCCGACCGACAATCTGTTCGGCGCCCCGGTAATGAGCGCCGACATCCAGGCGCGCTTCGCCGACCAGCCGATCACCGTGGTTTCCCCCGACGTCGGCGGCGTGGTCCGCGCGCGCAGCCTCGCCAAGCGGCTCGACAACGCCCCGCTGGCGATCGTCGACAAGCGCCGCGAGCGCGCGGGCGAATCGGAAGTGATGAACATTATCGGCGACGTCTCGGGCCGCTTCTGCGTGCTGATCGACGACATCGTCGATTCGGCCGGCACGCTGTGCAACGCCGCCGCCGCCTTGAAGCAGCAGGGGGCGACCGAGGTCGTCGCTTACGTCACCCACGGCGTGCTGTCGGGCGGGGCGGCGGCGCGCGTCGCGCAGAGCGAACTGACCGAACTGGTGGTGACCGATTCGATCTACGCCGGCGACAGTGCTGCGCACGACAAGATCCGCCGCCTGACCATCGCCCCCCTGCTCGCCGAGGCGATGCGGAGAATTGCCGACGAGTCGAGCGTTTCGAGCCTGTTCGACTAA
- a CDS encoding energy transducer TonB: MLAYAAHRRVHRQLSPATLIAIVGVHAVALTLVALAKMDVVRIPNVITTTYRVPPEIDPPPEQTVKPKPQPVTHPTESNIDRFKPIIPPPPSGGQTLDPGPIVVDPGPTIGLGTDTGAGPVLPPKPPTIVMPKPTAPVLATPADQLRPPYPEEKRRLEQEATLRLRLAIDPRGRVTAVDPDGPADPAFLASARSHLIRYWRYLPATEDGQPVATSIVVTLRFRLDDEG, translated from the coding sequence ATGCTTGCCTATGCCGCACACCGCCGGGTTCACCGGCAACTCAGCCCCGCCACCCTGATCGCGATCGTCGGCGTCCATGCCGTCGCCCTGACGCTGGTCGCGCTCGCCAAGATGGACGTGGTGCGTATCCCGAACGTCATCACGACCACCTATCGCGTGCCGCCCGAGATCGATCCGCCGCCTGAGCAGACGGTCAAGCCGAAGCCGCAGCCGGTCACCCACCCGACCGAATCCAACATCGACCGTTTCAAGCCGATCATTCCCCCACCGCCCAGCGGTGGCCAGACGCTCGACCCCGGGCCGATCGTGGTCGACCCCGGCCCGACCATCGGCCTGGGCACCGATACGGGAGCCGGGCCAGTACTGCCGCCCAAGCCACCGACGATCGTCATGCCCAAGCCGACCGCGCCGGTGCTCGCCACCCCCGCCGACCAGCTTCGCCCGCCCTATCCCGAGGAGAAGCGCCGGCTCGAGCAGGAGGCGACGTTGCGACTCCGGCTGGCGATCGATCCGCGCGGGCGGGTCACCGCGGTCGATCCGGACGGCCCGGCCGACCCCGCTTTCCTCGCCTCGGCGCGCAGTCACCTCATCCGATACTGGCGCTATCTGCCGGCCACCGAAGACGGCCAGCCGGTCGCGACGAGTATCGTGGTGACGCTCCGCTTCCGCCTCGACGACGAGGGATGA
- the rpmI gene encoding 50S ribosomal protein L35: MPKLKTKSGVKKRFKLTATGKVKHGVAGKRHRLISHNAKYIRQNRGTEVLAVADTARVKLWAPYGLK, encoded by the coding sequence ATGCCCAAGCTCAAGACCAAGAGCGGCGTCAAGAAGCGCTTCAAGCTCACCGCCACTGGCAAGGTGAAGCACGGAGTCGCCGGCAAGCGCCACCGGCTGATCAGCCACAACGCCAAGTACATCCGTCAGAACCGCGGAACCGAAGTGCTCGCCGTCGCCGATACGGCGCGGGTGAAGCTTTGGGCCCCCTACGGTCTCAAGTAA